In Lycorma delicatula isolate Av1 chromosome 10, ASM4794821v1, whole genome shotgun sequence, a genomic segment contains:
- the LOC142331200 gene encoding uncharacterized protein LOC142331200, giving the protein MDLSQVRIPYTPPVSPDSPNYMPTYDGYHDPNEDPSFEYSFQTPTFTKKEVQDSKAEVTGSYTYVDDVGERHNVQYEAGPRTGFHVKTLYPDSTPYTGLFYRGPPANKQTGPLRGKTSIQRGTDGSYRFTATGPDQRRTEVSDAAGNVRGSYTYLDDKGVQRTVQYIAGPNIGYKVIGGNKGIAPSGPTGGGGAFPYTPPDIETANPTSVPKETTRPLPASANLDEALFGKPEPNLQEPEKQQEEVVSERPDDFLNTPLYEFASAGNGNPQYSPPQSTSTELPTPSPTPPPTPIPSSTPPPSLLKDTFDDFLPPLSAFPEDDPSIVKKPPGGGSNSPIAPSYLTLEDDFLRTPFALLPLGGDSNINNYDFGNQFKKGKTNQNFPVGRDRDREFPSVRDREREYSSGRDREREFPTGRDRDREYPTIFRDHIYEKNRENVNNNNNNNNNNNHNHNNNNNNQNDNHSFTRDHKFSPSEKNFLGIPSGVAVRAHVQSLDILPFGSRIPSPAQALDLESLHPHLHRRERR; this is encoded by the exons ATGGATTTATCACAAGTTAGAATACCATATACTCCACCTGTATCGCCCGATTCACCAAATTATATGCCAACATATGACGGGTATCACGATCCAAATGAAGATCCTAGTTTTGAATATTCATTTCAAACACCAACGTTTACAAAAAAGGAAGTACAAGATTCTAAAGCTGAAGTTACCGGTTCTTATACTTACGTTGATGATGTCGGAGAAAGGCATAATGTTCAATATGAAGCCGGACCTAGAACTGGATTCCATGTAAAAACATTATACCCTGATTCAACTCCATACACTGGTCTTTTTTATAGAGGACCTCCTGCTAATAAACAAACTGGGCCATTGCGAGGGAAAACTTCCATTCAACGTGGTACAGATGGATCATAtag gTTTACTGCAACCGGTCCTGATCAAAGAAGAACTGAAGTAAGTGATGCTGCCGGAAATGTTCGTGGTTCTTATACATATCTGGATGATAAAGGTGTTCAAAGGACTGTTCAGTATATAGCAGGACCAAATATAGGATATAAAGTAATAGGAGGTAACAAAGGTATTGCTCCAAGCGGACCAACCGGAGGTGGAGGAGCATTCCCGTACACTCCACCCGATATAGAAACAGCTAATCCGACAAGTGTACCTAAAGAAACAACACGTCCTTTACCTGCATCGGCTAATTTAGACGAAGCATTATTTGGTAAACCTGAACCAAATTTACAAGAACCTGAGAAACAACAAgaagaagttgttagtgaaagaCCTGATGATTTTCTGAATACTCCTTTGTATGAGTTTGCATCGGCCGGTAACGGTAATCCACAATACAGCCCACCTCAGTCAACATCAACAGAACTGCCAACACCTAGTCCTACCCCACCGCCTACTCCGATACCGTCTTCAACTCCACCACCATCCCTTCTTAAAGATACATTTGATGACTTTTTACCACCATTATCGGCATTCCCTGAGGACGATCCATCAATAGTTAAAAAACCACCAGGTGGTGGATCGAACTCACCGATCGCACCAAGTTATTTAACATTAGAAGATGATTTCTTACGTACACCTTTTGCCCTTTTACCATTAGGCGgtgattcaaatataaataattatgattttggtaatcagtttaaaaaaggtaaaacgaATCAAAATTTCCCTGTTGGTAGAGATAGAGATCGTGAATTTCCTTCAGTTAGGGATAGAGAAAGAGAGTATTCTTCCGGCCGAGATCGTGAAAGGGAATTTCCTACTGGTAGAGATCGAGATAGGGAATATCCAACAATTTTTAGAGATCATATCTATGAAAAAAATAgggaaaatgttaataataataataataataataacaataacaatcataatcataataacaacaacaacaatcaAAATGATAATCATTCATTCACACGAGATCATAAATTTTCACCTAGTGAGAAGAATTTTTTAGGGATTCCGTCCGGGGTAGCAGTGAGGGCACATGTGCAATCCCTGGACATCCTTCCTTTCGGATCAAGAATACCCTCACCCGCCCAAGCATTGGATCTGGAATCACTTCATCCTCATCTCCACAGAAGGGAAAGAAGGTGA